CGATATCCAGCGGGAAGCGGAACTGGCCGGGATGATCCACAGCAAGGGGGTCCTGACCCTGGCCGGATATCTCGCCGGCAAATTCTCCGGGTCCCATCCCTTTGCCATGAGCGCTTCTTTGACGTTTGAACAGACCTATTCTGAAGTAGAAGGTGACAGCGCCGCCGTGGCGGAGCTCATCGCCATTCTTTCCAGCCTCGCTGATCTGCCGATCCATCAGTGGCTGGCCGTCACCGGCTCCGTCAATCAATTGGGGGAAATCCAGCCGATCGGAGGCGTGAACGAAAAAATCGAAGGGTTCTTCGAATCCTGTTCACGCAAGGGATTGAGCGGCACCCAAGGCGTCATCATCCCCGCTCGCAACACCAAGCATCTAGCCCTTCGCCGCGATGTGGTGGAAGCCGTCGAATCCGGTCATTTTGCCGTGTATGCCGTGAACACGATTGAAGAGGCGTTGGAGTTACTCACCGGCATCGCTGCCGGTGAACGGGGGCTCGATGGGGCCTACCCGTCCGACAGTGTGTTCGGTCGAGCCGCGCTGCGATTAGCAGAGATGGCACAGGCTGTGGCGGAATGGGGTGAAGGGGAAGAAAAGCCGGGGGGGCATATCATCACAGAGCCGTAGTCGCTATTTGCGTGTCAGTCGATATTTTTCAATCGCCAGCTGAGCAATCCGCCTCCCCATGTCGGTTCCGACCTTGCCGGAATTCCGATAATGAACGCCGTCATAGAGACGGGCATTCGGGACTTCCTGCATGAACTCATCGATAGTTGTCCAGCTACGCGAGACTCCACCCGCCGCGTTGCTCGTGGTGGTCAACACAGGGGTTGGCTCATTCCCTATCTCCGCTTTTAATATCGTACCCACCGCTCCGGCTGTGATGCAGTGTGCGCAGGGATATTCCGGATGCATGGGAGTCTCAATGAGCGGCTCCCAAGATTCGTCTCGTTCGGTTGCCTCGTTTCGATCGATATCGCCGTTACGGATTGCCGTGACCGGACGCCAGAACCCATAGTGATATTTTGCGTCGAACACCGCGATCAACCCGTCATCCGCAGCCTGAGTGACCGCGGCAAATAAGCGCGCGTTCCGTGTAATGTCTCGTCCCGGAGCCTTTGCGACCGATCGCACGATGCCATCATAAATTGGCGGCATGACTTCTTCCCAGAAATGTGCAATGTTGGTCTGTTCAACAGTTCGCTGTCGGCTGTGCTTTCCACCCAGGGCTTTCACCTCGTTATAGTCACGCGCCCAGACTTCGCTCTCCAAGTCAGGAGGTGGCCCAGGACGAAATTGCATCGGGTTCGTCATCAACCAGGGCTTCCGATATCTCCACTGAGGAAGTTCCGGTATGACGGTAGGCACATAGGTTCCCGCGCTCGTATGTGGACGATAGGACTCCCCTGCTGCAGCTCCGTCATTCGCACGTCGCGCGAGAATGGCCGCAACCGCCTTTTCAGCGACAGCGATGCCGTTGGACTTGGCTGGTCCATCGATGATTGCAGTCAGGGCGGTCTTATAGGCATGATCGACGATTGCTTGTTGAGACGGAACAAGCTTTGCCAACATGGTACGATTCGCCGCCGCAACCGCCGCCTCCACGGAGGCCCCAGGAGCCGCCTCTAGTTTCACATCGCTGACGGGATACTGTTGTGTGATGGCATTCACGGCTTCGTACACTGCTGCGTGAACCATGGCCAGCGCTCGCGCGGCCGGCAATGGTCCCAATCCTGCCTTCACCACGATCTCTCCAGCCTTCTCGTTCCATTCGGTGACGGCATCCGCTCTCGCATCCGACAGTCCCGATGCGGTGAGAAGTAGTACGATGAGGCTGATGCGCAACATCTGTGGATAAGCGATCATCATATGCATAGTTCTTCCCTCTTGAATGATGACGTGTTTCTTCATCAAGTTTTGCTGATCACGCCGTATCGAAGCAATCGAGCAACTATCGTGCTTAGGCTATCGAATTTATCCGGCTGCCGATTCAATACGTCCGCCGTTCTTGGTAATGCCCAGGGCCACTGAATGAAGACGTGGGGAGAATATCCTCAAAGCCGTCTACCTAACTAGACAATTAGGACGAGCGACAAACGACTCACAGCGGTGGAACAGCAGCCAGGCCATTGCAGCACTTGCTCATACAGCACAGTCGTTGCATCTCACACTTTGTACATTGGCTTGAAGTTGCCTTGAACACGTGGAACTCCTCACCGGCATCGTAGCCCACAAACAAGGATTTGATGGAAGCCACCCCGTCTGAACCCCTCTCTACCGTTGCAGTACGTAACGACTAGCAGGCTGTGGGAAAACTCATTGTGACCTCTGTCGCCGTCACGGGTATTGAGGTGTGAGACGACGTTGAAGAGCCCTGCAGGATGCGCAAAGAGGCGAATCGTACTCCGAGCCGTACGGTGAACCTCTGATCGATGCGAGAACGCCGCTGGTGGTCTTTTTCCGAATCCTGCTAGAAACAATTGCAAGGATTGTCGCGAATGGGTGTTAAAGAAGAAGAGAGCCTGAACGGGCATAGCATGACAGCGCCATGCGAGTCCTTGTATCGACCTATCATTCACTTGCATCAACCTGGTCTGAGACGGGATAAGACACCCGTCTCAGACCCTTTCCTCTCCCTAGGCATTACTCGCGGAGGTGACGCTGCCCGATCCACGATCAGCAATCCACCGTGTGAGGACATGGAAGGAGGTACCATAGTCCAATTCATGGCCACGTCAGCTCCGCAGCACGAGGAGAGGCACGTTTGTTTTCGTCAGCGGCTCATCGATGCATACATTCCATAGGGAACGTCGGGGCAGACAACCGGAGTTGCCTGCCCCGGTTCGATGAGAACTCGTTACATCTTCACTACTCCGCACCAAACGCTTTGTACATGACTCCAAACAAGGCGCTTAACGCGAGCATGGATAGAATGATGATGGTCATAACAGTATACCTACCTTTCTTTTTCCTTGAACGAATCGCTCCGCGCACCATGTTGCCAAGGCACGAAGATATGATCAGAGATGACGGAGAACTTCCTAAAAGTCTTTCTTCTCCCACCTGCTTGTGAAGCCGCTCAGACGTCACGGTCATGACAGGTTCTCAACTCGGTAACAACACAGGAGACCCCGATCTTGTTCTGTTTTTCGCGCTCAAGGCTGCTATATCGAATGTGAGACGGGTAACTCTCCGCCCCTGATTTTCGTCAGTGTTATTGGTTGTCCTTCTCGTCATATTTGTACCCGCTATGACTGCTTGGCCTAGTCCCATCAGGACATACGGAAAGCAGACCATCGAAAGATCCAGCATGTTGTGCACGTGTAAAACCCTCCTTTGTTTGTTCGTATGGCATAACCAAATATAACTCCCCTTGATGAAGTGACCGTGAATGCCGCGTGAAAATCTCTTCATCTCCACGTCGAGATACACGAATGCCTAGCCTTGCAGATTCAAGGATCGCAATCACACGCAATACCGTATAAGACAATATGGTGAGTAGTTCTGAGGTCAGAAGTGGGAATGAGGTGCGACTCTAAGAAATGTCTGTTTGTGCAACATTGGATTGGCGATACCCGATCCAGGTCTGAGGACGAGCAGAGTGCCTTCCTCAGACCGCTTTCCAAATCCAGACGTTGCAACTCATCGGCTCGCTACCGGCATACGTGGATCTGCCCGCTCCGATCCGCGCGAGCCCATCCACTTCAATCTTCACCTGACATGCTCAGCATGGCCGGAGCTTGATCACACCAACGTACTGTGAATCTCTTGTGTGTACGACAATGCGAATAGAGTAGCCATCCGAAGAGTTGGCGTACTTCCTTTACAGACCCAAAACGGCTGGTCTCCTGAACGTCGACCGTATACTGAGTGGTTGGTTCGCTGCTCAATGGTGCGTGAACTGATCACGCTTACAACTTTCTTCCGCCAATAGTCGCTGACCTACCGTCGCGTCGGCGGGGATGCGTGCCATGCAGGCATCAAGCGAATCACCCTGCGTACCGGCAGATGCACGGTTGGCACTCTTCGCGACGGCGATCCCGACCACACCTTGGTGAAGCTTTTCATTATCTTGACAACTTTGTTCGGCAACCATCCTCGCCCCTTCACTGGAATCGCTCGCAATTCGTGCCAGACACAATTTCAAGAACTCCGAAGGCCCAACAGGCGCCGCCTCCAGAGGAGCTGACGATATCAAAGCCCTCGTTGCTGTTGGTTCCACGACAGCCTGTTCCGACACACAACCTCCCATGATCAACAGGAAAACCATCCCACGAAGCAAATTGTCAGCCGGCATCTTCTTCATAATTAGCATTCCTCCATACATGAGCTGATGCTGTCGACCAGCCCTGTATAGCGAAGTCTCTTGCTTAGAGCAAGCGATATTCTGGCCCTATGGCGACACCTGTTGTCCTGGCTTCTGTGTGGGCCGGCTTCCGTGAGCCCGCTAAACAAACCTGAGAGAAGGTGCGAGTTGAGAGAGTCGGAAGTCGTCCAGTATGATGAGTGACAGCTCTCCCGCAACACGTTTGTCGGAGCAATAGCGGCACATCACTTGAGACAATCAACACGAGAGCGGGTAGAACGGAGCACTCAATGCGCTGGTTGAAGAGAAGCCTGATCGGACTCGTCGTCCTTGGTGGCCTGACCTACCTGTACTATACCGAAGTGAAGCCAGTCGTCATCTTCGGCTTGCGGGAAGATTATGCCCATGCCATCCCTCATCAAAAGGTTCCTGAAGGGTTAACGAGCCTGCAAGCGGAGTCTTGCGGAACCTGCCACACCGAGATCTACAACGAATGGAAGACCAGCATTCATTCCCAGGCTTACAAGGATCCCTTCTTCCAAGCCTACTGGACGAAAGATAAACACATCTGGGTCTGTCTCAACTGCCACACGCCTCTGGAAAATCAACAACCAATGCTGATTAAAGATATCCCACGCGACCGAGTAGAACGAGCCGTCCAAGAACCGAACCCGCACTACGACAAAGAGTATCAACAGGAAGGCGTGACCTGCGCGGCCTGTCATGTACGAGATGGGGTCGCCATGGGACCGTACGAAGACGCCAAGGCTCCCCATCCGACAAAATATGATCCGATGTTCCGCACCGCACAACTGTGTGAGCGCTGTCATAGCGTCGTGGGAGGACCGGCACAGTTCTACAACGGCGGGCCTTGCGGCACCTATCCTGAATATGAGGATGGACACTGGAAGAAGGAACGGGGCTTCATTTGCCAAAGCTGCCACATGCCGGAAATTGAACGACCAGTTGCAATCGGCGGCCCTGTGCGCCAGGGCCGTCAACACCTCTGGCGGGGCGGACATGATCCCGCCATGGTGAAGCGGGCGATCGACGTAAAGATCGTAGCTGACCCGACCGAGCCGAAACCGGGTGATAAGGTCCGAGTCACACTGACCCTGGTCAATGCAGGCGCAGGCCACAAACTCCCGACAGGGGACCCTGACCGCCACTTCACCGTCGAGTTCGCAGTGGAAGATCAGAATGGCAAAGTTCTGGAACAGCAGTCCGATACGATGGGGCGTTGGATCCTGTGGCAACCGGCCATTGTCGAGTTGCACGACAATCGGCTCATGCCGCTGACCAGCCGGGACTATACGTTTGAGTATCGAGTGCCGAAGGAAAGTGCCGGGCTCAAGTTACTCGCGAAGGTTCGTTATCACATCCAAACAGACGGGCAGCATCAGATGCTCATCGACAAGTACGGCCTCACAGCGAAGGATCCGTACAATTTTACCGTCTATGAACGAACCGCACCGTTAACCGGCAATCTCGCCAAGGCCTTTGCGCAGAGCGTGGCTGAGATACACCTTGCCTGTGCAGCACCAAGTCGCGGCTGATCACACGCTCTCCTCCAGGAAAGTCGTTATGTGAAGAGAGGACGAATCATGAAACGACGTGATCAATTACCCACAATTATCTTCACTGCTATCAATGTCATGTCTATGACACATGCCTATGCTGGCCCAGAAATTACCGGCATTCCAAGAGAACCGGTGGACAACGTCAAGATGGAAAAGGCGAGATTATCAGCACAACTCTGCGGCCCAGGATGGACGTTATCCGACAACCGTGAACACACGCCAGCAAGCTTCTTATGCGTTCCTGTCAAA
This portion of the Nitrospira sp. genome encodes:
- a CDS encoding vanadium-dependent haloperoxidase; translation: MHMMIAYPQMLRISLIVLLLTASGLSDARADAVTEWNEKAGEIVVKAGLGPLPAARALAMVHAAVYEAVNAITQQYPVSDVKLEAAPGASVEAAVAAANRTMLAKLVPSQQAIVDHAYKTALTAIIDGPAKSNGIAVAEKAVAAILARRANDGAAAGESYRPHTSAGTYVPTVIPELPQWRYRKPWLMTNPMQFRPGPPPDLESEVWARDYNEVKALGGKHSRQRTVEQTNIAHFWEEVMPPIYDGIVRSVAKAPGRDITRNARLFAAVTQAADDGLIAVFDAKYHYGFWRPVTAIRNGDIDRNEATERDESWEPLIETPMHPEYPCAHCITAGAVGTILKAEIGNEPTPVLTTTSNAAGGVSRSWTTIDEFMQEVPNARLYDGVHYRNSGKVGTDMGRRIAQLAIEKYRLTRK